Proteins co-encoded in one Capsicum annuum cultivar UCD-10X-F1 chromosome 9, UCD10Xv1.1, whole genome shotgun sequence genomic window:
- the LOC107842048 gene encoding protein LURP-one-related 5, translating to MSKIHPAYHHRKQRSKHHVYNDDLDREDNNIRLFPPLCPTRVIISRPRVNCPYIFTVWKKSSMSFQGTDGFTVFDKQGRLVFRVDNYTRRKNRSIASRGSRSGGVVLMDAHGNPLLTLRPQMSVLLQYDWNGYRGGEENDGSTDLNNSTPLFVMRRPPSSLLTMMGITTSCQAQVFVAGDQTNVMGMKIRRTRPDYRVQGSFRRRNCNIINSDGHIVANISRKLANATTRTTILISDDVFSLVVQPGFEPHIFMAFVIILDRMYPNSYAPLICS from the exons ATGTCAAAGATTCATCCAGCATATCATCATAGAAAACAGCGAAGCAAACATCATGTTTACAACGACGACCTTGATCGTGAAGATAACAATATTCGTCTTTTTCCTCCTCTTTGTCCAACTCGCGTAATAATAAGTAGGCCACGGGTTAATTGCCCGTATATCTTCACAGTGTGGAAGAAATCCAGTATGAGCTTCCAGGGAACGGATGGATTCACGGTGTTTGATAAGCAAGGCAGATTAGTCTTCCGGGTAGACAACTACACCCGAAGGAAGAATCGGTCCATTGCTAGCCGAGGCAGCAGATCTGGTGGAGTAGTACTCATGGACGCACATGGTAACCCGCTCTTAACATTGAGACCACAG ATGAGCGTGTTATTACAATATGACTGGAATGGATATAGAGGAGGGGAAGAAAATGATGGATCCACTGATCTAAACAATTCTACTCCTTTATTCGTTATGAGAAGACCTCCATCATCTCTGCTCACGATGATGGGAATAACTACATCATGCCAGGCTCAAGTATTTGTTGCTGGAGATCAAACTAATGTCATGGGCATGAAAATTAGGAGGACGAGACCAGATTACAGGGTGCAGGGTTCTTTTCGCAGGCGAAATTGCAACATCATAAATTCTGATGGTCATATTGTAGCAAATATATCACGAAAATTAGCTAACGCTACTACTCGCACTACCATTTTGATTAGCGACGACGTTTTTAGCTTGGTGGTACAACCAGGCTTTGAACCTCAcatttttatggcttttgttatTATCTTGGATCGCATGTATCCTAACTCATACGCTCCCCTTATTTGTTCTTAA